A window of the Thermodesulfovibrionia bacterium genome harbors these coding sequences:
- the infB gene encoding translation initiation factor IF-2, producing the protein MAKKRVHELSKETGVSNKEILAKLNELGIEAKSHASSIDEDIALKIIQFFNKKGGEKTEAETASKVQNKTTAEKQKTKPSKPDDKVKKENKSVAPAKAKKAEGKPKDKEEQKREETAKPSFVKKAEETEAVSIKPASTENAAKIEKARDNKSKFQNKPGMMKAFDSIRRVEAGNKGFAFQAHHKKTEKKPLVKSVDTIAPPLSTQPRKRILKFREGTTVKEFAELIGQKLQDVIKKFMELGYMATINQALDADAAQIVAETYDIKIEPTKVESEEEFLQLAAVDESALMHRPPIVTIMGHVDHGKTTLLDTIRKTKVTESESGGITQHIGAYKITVKGKEIVFLDTPGHEAFTMMRARGAKVTDIVVLVVAADDGVMPQTIEAINHAKAAKVPIIVAVNKIDKPEADVSRVRNELSQYNVVSEAWGGENIFVEVSAKKGTGIDTLLEMILLQAEVLELKADYKRAARGTVIEAKLDKGRGPIATVLIESGTLKTGDSYLVGTIAGRVRALLDDNGKKIDTAGPSTPVEVIGLPDIPQTGDVFVVLEDERRARQIAVTRLQKQRTVAAPMKKVTLDEFFEKVKEGEIRDLNIIIKADVQGSVEAVKDSLENLSTSDVQVKVIHTGAGGINESDIMLASASNAIIVGFNVRPDAKAASLAEREGVDIELYSVIYEAINDVRKALEGLLAPTFNEKVLGRAEVRGVFKASKVGSIAGCYVIDGMMSRASSGVRVIRDSVVVYESKIASLKRFKEDVREVQTGFECGILVDNFNDIKVGDILENYIIEKVATKLSD; encoded by the coding sequence ATGGCAAAAAAAAGGGTTCATGAACTTTCAAAAGAGACAGGTGTCAGCAATAAGGAGATACTTGCCAAACTTAATGAGCTTGGAATTGAGGCCAAATCCCATGCTTCAAGCATAGATGAAGATATAGCCCTAAAGATTATTCAGTTCTTTAATAAAAAGGGTGGAGAAAAGACTGAGGCGGAAACTGCATCAAAGGTTCAAAACAAGACTACGGCTGAAAAGCAGAAGACAAAGCCCTCCAAGCCGGATGATAAGGTAAAAAAAGAAAATAAGTCTGTTGCACCTGCAAAAGCAAAGAAGGCAGAAGGTAAGCCAAAAGATAAAGAGGAACAAAAAAGAGAAGAAACTGCAAAACCTTCTTTTGTCAAAAAGGCTGAAGAAACGGAAGCGGTTTCTATCAAACCTGCTTCTACTGAAAATGCAGCTAAAATAGAAAAAGCCCGCGACAATAAGTCCAAGTTCCAGAATAAGCCTGGTATGATGAAGGCATTTGACTCGATCAGAAGGGTTGAAGCCGGCAATAAAGGGTTTGCCTTTCAGGCCCATCATAAGAAGACTGAAAAGAAGCCGCTGGTAAAAAGTGTTGACACGATAGCTCCTCCCTTGTCTACGCAGCCACGCAAGCGAATTCTCAAGTTCAGGGAAGGCACCACTGTAAAAGAGTTTGCAGAGCTGATAGGCCAGAAACTTCAGGATGTCATCAAGAAGTTTATGGAGCTTGGATACATGGCGACTATAAACCAGGCTCTTGATGCGGATGCTGCTCAAATTGTTGCCGAGACATATGATATCAAGATAGAGCCAACCAAGGTTGAAAGCGAGGAAGAATTTCTTCAGTTAGCAGCTGTAGATGAGTCAGCGCTGATGCATCGTCCGCCGATAGTTACTATAATGGGACATGTTGACCATGGCAAAACCACATTGCTTGATACCATAAGAAAGACAAAGGTTACAGAGTCAGAATCCGGAGGCATAACACAGCATATTGGCGCTTACAAGATAACAGTTAAGGGAAAGGAGATCGTCTTTCTCGATACTCCAGGGCATGAGGCCTTCACAATGATGAGGGCAAGGGGCGCTAAAGTTACTGATATAGTTGTCCTTGTAGTGGCTGCTGACGACGGTGTTATGCCGCAGACGATCGAGGCTATTAATCATGCCAAGGCAGCCAAGGTCCCTATTATTGTTGCAGTAAATAAGATAGACAAGCCTGAAGCGGATGTCTCAAGGGTCAGGAATGAACTATCTCAGTATAATGTGGTTTCCGAAGCATGGGGTGGAGAAAATATCTTTGTGGAAGTATCTGCAAAGAAGGGGACAGGCATAGACACTCTCCTTGAGATGATCCTTCTTCAGGCTGAAGTGCTTGAGCTTAAGGCTGACTATAAGAGAGCGGCACGAGGCACAGTCATTGAGGCAAAGCTTGATAAAGGAAGAGGGCCTATTGCCACTGTTTTAATTGAATCCGGAACGCTGAAGACAGGAGATTCATACCTTGTAGGCACGATAGCCGGAAGGGTCAGGGCTCTCTTGGATGACAACGGCAAGAAGATCGATACTGCCGGGCCTTCAACTCCGGTTGAAGTTATCGGGCTTCCGGATATTCCACAGACGGGTGATGTATTTGTAGTGCTTGAGGATGAGAGGAGAGCAAGGCAGATAGCTGTTACCAGGCTTCAGAAACAGAGAACGGTTGCTGCCCCTATGAAGAAGGTGACCCTTGATGAGTTCTTTGAAAAGGTTAAAGAGGGAGAGATAAGGGATCTTAACATAATTATCAAGGCTGACGTGCAGGGTTCTGTGGAAGCTGTCAAGGATTCTCTTGAAAACCTGAGCACTTCAGATGTTCAGGTCAAGGTCATCCATACCGGCGCCGGAGGCATAAATGAGTCTGATATCATGCTTGCCTCAGCATCTAATGCCATAATCGTAGGCTTTAATGTCCGTCCTGATGCCAAGGCTGCCTCACTGGCAGAAAGGGAAGGTGTTGATATTGAACTTTACAGCGTAATATATGAAGCTATCAATGATGTAAGAAAGGCGCTTGAAGGCCTTCTTGCCCCGACATTCAATGAAAAAGTGCTCGGCCGCGCCGAGGTCAGAGGTGTTTTCAAAGCTTCGAAGGTAGGATCTATTGCCGGGTGCTATGTGATCGACGGGATGATGAGCAGGGCAAGTTCCGGCGTAAGGGTTATAAGGGATAGTGTCGTTGTTTATGAGAGCAAGATAGCCTCGTTAAAGAGATTCAAGGAAGATGTCAGGGAAGTTCAGACAGGGTTTGAATGCGGTATTCTGGTGGATAATTTTAACGACATTAAGGTCGGCGATATCCTTGAAAATTATATAATAGAAAAGGTCGCCACAAAACTTTCTGATTAA
- the rbfA gene encoding 30S ribosome-binding factor RbfA, translated as MHPFKRSARVSDLIKEETANIITHKLDNPKLGFVTVTGAKVTDDLRHATIFISVLDDSKRGTVLEILANSTPFIRSEIARNIRMRVLPKIHFKIDSGVEYGKKIDKILSEIKTDESVTENNEDSAEINKPDKEE; from the coding sequence ATGCATCCATTTAAACGTTCAGCAAGGGTAAGCGACCTGATAAAGGAAGAGACTGCCAACATTATTACGCATAAGCTCGATAACCCTAAACTCGGTTTCGTAACAGTGACAGGGGCCAAGGTCACTGATGACCTCAGGCACGCGACGATATTTATAAGCGTCCTTGATGACTCAAAACGCGGGACCGTTCTTGAGATACTCGCTAACTCCACACCTTTTATACGAAGCGAAATTGCAAGGAATATCAGGATGAGGGTTCTTCCTAAAATACACTTTAAGATAGACTCCGGAGTTGAATACGGCAAAAAGATAGACAAGATATTGAGCGAGATAAAGACCGATGAGAGCGTAACAGAGAATAATGAAGATAGCGCCGAAATTAATAAGCCTGATAAAGAAGAGTAA
- a CDS encoding bifunctional oligoribonuclease/PAP phosphatase NrnA: MKIAPKLISLIKKSNDFLIASHLNPDGDALGASIALAIALKRMGKDVQVINRDTVPADLKFLPSSDLLIQQVPDKEFDVLFIVDCNTIERTGLKDLKAKSVIIVDHHILPDNAQEIWDSETMLQSMVETKAAATGELIFMILTELGVAIDKEIATNLYTTLLFDTGGFRYSNTTPEALHIASKLVAAGAEPWWISRELYENVPYNAMQLLASAYTTIEKEGGIAWITVTKEMLKETGTTPEDTENFVDHPRKIKGVEVAVFFREGDEGKCKVSLRSKGVIDVQKIAARFGGGGHAPAAGCSIKGPLQEVKNIILDAVRESLTISKKSN; the protein is encoded by the coding sequence ATGAAGATAGCGCCGAAATTAATAAGCCTGATAAAGAAGAGTAATGATTTTCTTATAGCAAGCCATCTGAACCCTGATGGCGACGCTTTAGGCGCAAGCATCGCGCTTGCAATCGCATTAAAGAGGATGGGGAAAGATGTGCAGGTCATTAACAGGGACACTGTACCGGCTGACCTCAAATTCCTTCCTTCTTCAGACCTGCTCATCCAACAAGTTCCTGACAAAGAGTTTGATGTTCTGTTCATAGTTGATTGCAATACTATTGAAAGGACAGGCCTCAAAGATCTCAAGGCAAAATCAGTCATCATTGTCGATCATCATATTCTGCCTGATAATGCTCAAGAGATATGGGACAGTGAAACGATGCTTCAAAGTATGGTTGAAACCAAGGCTGCCGCAACAGGCGAGCTTATATTCATGATATTGACTGAACTTGGCGTAGCGATAGATAAGGAAATAGCCACAAACCTTTACACAACCCTTCTTTTTGACACCGGAGGCTTCAGATACTCCAACACGACTCCGGAGGCTTTACATATAGCTTCAAAACTTGTTGCCGCAGGTGCTGAGCCATGGTGGATCAGCAGGGAACTTTATGAGAATGTTCCGTATAATGCCATGCAGCTTCTTGCTTCTGCCTACACAACAATCGAGAAAGAAGGCGGTATAGCCTGGATCACGGTCACTAAGGAGATGTTAAAAGAGACCGGAACAACGCCAGAGGACACGGAAAACTTTGTTGACCACCCGCGCAAAATCAAGGGTGTTGAAGTTGCCGTCTTCTTCAGAGAGGGTGACGAGGGCAAATGCAAAGTGAGCCTCCGCTCTAAAGGCGTTATTGATGTCCAGAAGATAGCTGCCCGCTTCGGAGGAGGAGGCCATGCTCCTGCTGCCGGATGCAGTATAAAAGGTCCGCTTCAGGAAGTAAAGAATATAATTCTTGATGCTGTCAGAGAATCGTTAACAATAAGTAAAAAATCTAATTAA
- the truB gene encoding tRNA pseudouridine(55) synthase TruB encodes MNLVISLNKPKDITSQDAVTKVKKILKVKKAGHCGTLDPMATGLLLICINKATRLATYLSGSDKEYIAVMKLGESTDTQDAYGEILEKADSIDVSEADIKAVLSLFKGKISQLPPMFSALKHKGKPLYEYARQGIDIARTSREVNIKSIELLDFDLPFVKLKVACSKGTYIRTLCHDIGKKLGVGAHMTELQRTAIGEFNLQDALEIDELKELDITKTDNKAIHTLNSALKHMPEFKITENMVLSVSHGNAINIRQGLELSDDIKTAQGIRILSPDNELLAVGRYGNERKIIKMDVVFAL; translated from the coding sequence ATGAACCTTGTAATCAGCCTCAACAAACCCAAAGATATTACATCCCAGGATGCCGTTACGAAAGTTAAAAAGATACTGAAGGTCAAAAAGGCGGGTCACTGCGGCACGCTTGACCCAATGGCAACGGGCCTGCTTCTCATCTGCATAAACAAAGCAACGAGGCTTGCGACATATCTGTCCGGCTCTGACAAAGAGTATATCGCTGTCATGAAACTCGGTGAATCAACCGATACGCAGGACGCATACGGAGAGATTCTTGAGAAAGCTGACAGCATTGATGTAAGTGAAGCAGATATTAAAGCTGTGCTCTCTTTGTTCAAAGGTAAGATATCCCAACTCCCGCCGATGTTCTCCGCTTTAAAACATAAGGGCAAGCCTCTCTATGAATATGCCAGACAAGGCATAGATATCGCGCGAACATCAAGAGAGGTCAATATAAAGAGCATCGAGCTTCTGGATTTTGATCTGCCATTCGTTAAGTTAAAGGTCGCCTGCTCAAAGGGCACATATATCAGGACCCTTTGCCATGATATCGGCAAGAAGCTCGGAGTTGGCGCCCACATGACAGAACTTCAGCGCACCGCCATAGGGGAGTTTAATCTGCAAGATGCCCTGGAGATAGATGAACTGAAGGAACTGGACATTACCAAGACTGACAACAAAGCGATCCATACTTTAAACAGCGCATTGAAACATATGCCGGAATTTAAGATAACAGAGAATATGGTGCTTTCCGTAAGCCATGGGAATGCTATCAATATCAGGCAGGGTTTAGAGCTCTCTGATGATATTAAAACAGCTCAGGGGATCAGGATACTGTCACCTGATAATGAATTGTTAGCTGTAGGCAGATATGGCAATGAAAGAAAGATTATCAAGATGGATGTGGTTTTTGCTCTATGA
- a CDS encoding DUF167 domain-containing protein — MKKAKQGAEHELIIKIKVEPRSSRSSIVGTYGDALKVKLTSAPVDGKANKELIELLAKELGIKKKDIEIMSGETSKNKIVKLIGLKSLDGVVKTS, encoded by the coding sequence ATGAAGAAAGCAAAGCAGGGCGCAGAGCATGAGCTTATCATAAAGATAAAGGTCGAACCCCGCTCTTCCCGTTCCTCTATCGTAGGCACATACGGTGATGCATTAAAAGTTAAGCTGACCTCCGCTCCGGTCGATGGCAAGGCAAATAAGGAACTCATAGAGCTTCTTGCCAAAGAGCTTGGTATTAAGAAAAAGGACATTGAGATAATGTCGGGCGAGACATCAAAGAATAAGATTGTAAAGCTGATAGGTTTGAAGAGTTTAGATGGTGTGGTGAAAACTTCCTAA
- the amrB gene encoding AmmeMemoRadiSam system protein B has product MKRLLSIFLFALIFSPFVCSADVKEPAVAGAFYPKDEKVLAHTVDSFLSSVKDKVGSGRLIALISPHAGYQFSGGIAAYTYNHLKERNIKTVILIGASHHKAFHGVSVYTGDGMKTPLGIVKVDSRIANSLINKEADVTFLPEAFEKEHSLEVQLPFLQRTLKDFKVVPILIGSPTRESYKFLTQKLTEIMRDDDSVIIIASTDLSHYHDYETAVKMDMMTIDALERMSIDETERLLMSREGEMCGGYPVLYTMAVAQNLGATNAVLYKYANSGDVTGDKSHVVGYAAMGFYKSYLSDKEKETLLQLAKDTINLYVKDGKQPSSATENKRLKSNGATFVTIREHGVLRGCIGNIMPEMPLYDSVIRNAVSAASRDPRFPPLKKQELDNIEVEVTILSPLELVKDTNAIEVGKHGLYIKKDGRSGILLPQVPLEFGWDRETFLQQVSKKAGLPPDAWKDAELYWFTAEIVP; this is encoded by the coding sequence ATGAAAAGGCTTCTTAGCATATTTCTTTTTGCATTAATATTCTCTCCGTTTGTATGCTCTGCCGATGTGAAGGAGCCTGCGGTTGCAGGCGCATTTTATCCCAAAGATGAAAAGGTGCTTGCACATACCGTTGACAGCTTTCTCTCAAGCGTAAAGGATAAAGTAGGCAGTGGAAGGCTGATAGCCCTTATATCCCCGCATGCCGGATATCAATTCTCCGGCGGTATTGCTGCATATACTTATAATCATCTCAAAGAGCGGAATATAAAGACTGTTATTCTGATAGGGGCCAGCCATCATAAGGCATTTCATGGCGTATCTGTTTACACCGGAGACGGGATGAAGACGCCACTCGGAATTGTGAAAGTTGACAGCAGGATTGCGAATTCCCTTATCAACAAGGAAGCGGATGTGACATTTTTGCCTGAAGCGTTTGAGAAGGAACATTCTCTTGAAGTTCAGCTTCCTTTTCTTCAGCGCACTCTCAAGGACTTCAAGGTCGTCCCCATACTTATCGGTTCCCCTACCAGGGAGTCTTACAAGTTTCTCACACAAAAACTGACTGAGATAATGAGGGATGATGACAGTGTGATAATCATAGCGAGCACAGACCTATCGCACTATCATGATTATGAGACTGCCGTAAAGATGGATATGATGACCATTGACGCGCTTGAGAGGATGTCTATTGATGAGACTGAAAGATTGTTGATGAGCCGTGAAGGCGAGATGTGCGGCGGCTATCCTGTTCTATACACGATGGCGGTGGCGCAAAATCTTGGAGCGACCAATGCCGTGCTTTACAAATATGCAAACTCAGGCGATGTTACAGGCGACAAGAGCCATGTGGTAGGTTATGCCGCGATGGGATTTTATAAGAGCTATCTTTCTGATAAGGAGAAAGAGACTCTGCTGCAGCTTGCCAAAGATACTATCAATCTTTATGTGAAAGACGGCAAACAGCCATCGTCAGCCACTGAGAATAAGAGGTTGAAGAGCAACGGCGCTACGTTTGTGACCATAAGGGAGCACGGCGTGCTTAGAGGATGTATAGGCAATATAATGCCTGAAATGCCGCTTTATGATTCTGTTATCAGAAATGCCGTTAGCGCTGCATCAAGAGATCCGCGGTTTCCGCCTCTAAAAAAACAGGAGCTTGATAACATCGAGGTCGAGGTGACGATACTCTCTCCTCTTGAACTTGTGAAGGACACGAATGCCATAGAAGTAGGCAAGCACGGGCTTTACATTAAAAAGGACGGCAGGAGCGGCATTCTTCTTCCTCAGGTCCCTCTTGAATTCGGCTGGGACAGGGAGACATTCCTGCAGCAGGTTTCAAAGAAGGCAGGGCTTCCTCCTGATGCATGGAAGGACGCTGAGCTTTACTGGTTTACCGCAGAGATTGTTCCTTGA
- a CDS encoding peptidoglycan DD-metalloendopeptidase family protein has protein sequence MKKLFAAAFFLIAATLILFQIRDVTNIKEEVDKEPQKIETSRNITGTIKKGETFFEVFKRRGLNIAELFAIREAAADVHHLKKVQPGQQYNISVDADNRIKSLSYWIGDDGVLEVTRKDQVFKAKRIPIAYEKKIEHISGIIKDNLISSIGEGRENLILALQLSDIFAWDIDFTSDLREDDKYKIVVEGLYLDGKFKKFGSILSAEFNNNDKTYHAYRFENNGKAGYYDADGKSLAKAFLKAPLDFRQISSYFSGSRLHPILKVYKPHHGIDYSAPAGTPVSALGDGKVVFAGYNGGYGNLIIIRHNNGYETYYGHLQEISKNISTGRTAEQGQVIGRVGTTGISTGPHLHFELRINNEPVNPLSVKLPSGESMPQQLMAGFRLFRDQMNTQLALITTPVYAFKEQSLR, from the coding sequence ATGAAGAAACTATTTGCCGCAGCCTTTTTTCTGATAGCTGCCACTTTAATACTTTTCCAGATACGGGATGTAACGAATATTAAAGAAGAAGTAGATAAAGAACCTCAAAAAATAGAAACCTCAAGGAATATAACCGGCACGATAAAAAAGGGGGAAACCTTTTTTGAGGTCTTTAAGCGCCGCGGTCTTAATATCGCTGAGTTGTTTGCGATCCGTGAGGCAGCCGCTGATGTTCACCACTTAAAAAAGGTACAACCCGGACAGCAATATAATATTTCAGTCGATGCAGACAACCGTATTAAGTCCCTGTCGTACTGGATAGGCGATGACGGCGTACTTGAAGTCACACGAAAAGACCAGGTTTTTAAAGCTAAAAGAATTCCTATTGCGTATGAAAAAAAGATTGAGCACATCAGCGGCATAATAAAAGACAATCTTATCTCCTCCATAGGTGAAGGCAGGGAGAACCTCATACTGGCGCTTCAGCTTTCCGACATATTTGCGTGGGACATAGATTTCACTTCCGACCTGAGAGAAGATGACAAATATAAAATTGTTGTCGAAGGGCTTTACCTTGACGGGAAGTTCAAGAAGTTCGGGAGTATACTCTCTGCTGAATTCAACAATAACGATAAAACATACCATGCCTACCGCTTTGAAAATAACGGGAAGGCCGGCTACTATGACGCGGACGGCAAATCATTGGCAAAGGCTTTCCTGAAGGCGCCGTTAGACTTCAGACAGATAAGCTCATATTTTTCAGGGAGCAGGCTTCATCCCATACTGAAGGTCTACAAGCCACATCACGGGATTGATTATTCCGCACCTGCAGGGACTCCTGTCTCAGCCCTCGGAGACGGGAAGGTCGTTTTTGCCGGATATAACGGCGGATACGGCAACCTTATAATAATAAGGCACAATAACGGATATGAAACATATTACGGCCATCTCCAGGAAATTAGCAAGAATATCAGTACAGGAAGAACCGCAGAGCAGGGCCAGGTTATCGGCAGAGTCGGCACTACGGGAATTTCAACCGGGCCGCACCTGCATTTCGAATTACGGATAAATAACGAACCGGTCAATCCTCTCAGCGTAAAGCTGCCAAGCGGAGAATCCATGCCCCAGCAGTTAATGGCCGGATTCAGACTCTTCAGAGATCAGATGAACACACAGCTGGCTTTGATCACAACGCCTGTTTATGCATTCAAGGAACAATCTCTGCGGTAA
- a CDS encoding HPP family protein encodes MNALKEYFNKMKGAEKCPPRVCLSEIGWSWIGAFLGIAAVSYIDYHILDKTDLVMVIGSFGASAVLIYGAVKSPLAQPRNLLGGHIFSAVIGVASYQMLSQHIWLAGAVAVATSIAFMHATKTLHPPGGATALIAVIGSEKIHNLGFLYALVPAGLGAVIMLSVALLINNIPKSRRYPEFWF; translated from the coding sequence ATGAACGCATTAAAAGAATATTTCAACAAAATGAAAGGGGCTGAAAAATGCCCGCCAAGGGTCTGCCTTTCAGAGATTGGATGGTCATGGATTGGAGCTTTTCTCGGAATTGCCGCTGTCAGTTACATCGATTATCATATTCTTGATAAAACCGACCTTGTTATGGTCATCGGTTCTTTCGGAGCTTCAGCTGTTCTTATTTATGGAGCGGTCAAGAGCCCACTTGCGCAGCCTAGAAATTTATTGGGAGGGCATATCTTCTCAGCCGTCATAGGAGTTGCTTCTTATCAGATGTTAAGCCAGCACATCTGGCTTGCAGGGGCAGTGGCTGTTGCAACATCCATCGCATTCATGCATGCTACCAAAACGCTCCACCCACCTGGTGGCGCAACCGCACTTATTGCAGTCATCGGGAGTGAAAAGATACACAACCTTGGTTTCCTCTACGCCCTTGTTCCTGCCGGCCTTGGAGCGGTAATTATGCTCTCTGTCGCGCTTCTGATAAACAATATCCCAAAGTCCCGCAGATACCCTGAATTCTGGTTCTGA
- a CDS encoding OmpA family protein — protein sequence MDIETGNKSRYLFVPEGLQEATRLLNLAREDGKDKACKKEFAAAEAEVNRAFVTYDQCKTDEAAQMMAKAIEKINALCPYIPPPIKPVPEVIITPVPEVVVVPEVKVVPVEKVIDRLTLHINFDFDKSIIRKVEYAKLEKALAFISKYPEASLVIEGHTDSRGTDAYNDVLSYKRANAVKEYFITKGKIIDAKIKRVTGYGELKPIASNDTKEGRFENRRVEILIVTE from the coding sequence ATGGATATTGAGACAGGTAATAAGTCCCGGTACTTATTTGTTCCTGAAGGGCTCCAGGAAGCAACCAGGCTTTTGAATTTGGCAAGAGAAGATGGAAAAGACAAAGCCTGCAAAAAAGAATTTGCAGCAGCTGAAGCAGAAGTCAACCGCGCCTTTGTAACATATGACCAGTGTAAGACTGACGAAGCTGCACAGATGATGGCCAAAGCTATTGAAAAAATAAATGCTCTCTGTCCGTATATACCACCGCCAATTAAACCTGTTCCTGAGGTAATAATTACACCTGTTCCCGAGGTAGTAGTTGTTCCTGAGGTAAAGGTTGTTCCTGTGGAAAAGGTTATTGATAGGCTGACTCTTCATATTAATTTTGACTTTGATAAGTCTATTATCAGGAAGGTTGAATATGCAAAGCTTGAAAAGGCTCTGGCATTTATCAGCAAATATCCTGAGGCATCTCTTGTTATAGAGGGTCACACAGACAGTAGAGGTACTGATGCTTACAATGATGTTCTTTCATATAAACGGGCAAATGCAGTAAAAGAGTATTTTATTACAAAAGGCAAGATCATTGATGCCAAGATAAAAAGGGTAACAGGTTACGGCGAATTGAAGCCCATCGCATCTAATGATACCAAAGAGGGAAGATTTGAAAACAGGCGAGTGGAGATACTTATAGTTACTGAATAA
- a CDS encoding Mur ligase family protein codes for MTIDSKQLKIFFSGIGGSGVSAIAGFMAGKGHNVAGSDRAFDENSGSPLKKTLQSSGIRIFSQDGSGIDAAFDLVVFSTAVENDSPELLKAKKLGVRVRTRPEFLTEITNSHKTIAVAGTSGKSTTAAMLAFLMERLGLDPNYIGGGRARQFRSETNPGNYLSGSSDHLVIEACESDGTIVNYRPRYSIILNLSLDHHTVAKTADMFKELIKHTGEKVIINADDENLAELKSEGVTTFSIDSLSDYRAEAVKFMPFGTDFLLRGTRFSLSLPGKYNLYNAVSCIALLLEIGISPALIAAALPEFQGIERRFDIHFNDGKKLVIDDYAHNPHKIAALMETVMRLHQRICYIFQPHGFGPTKLMKDEYIEVFSRNLRDTDHLIILPIYYAGGSIVRDISSLDLAAGISEAGRSVEVIEDRAEILNRIDGYSAYVIFGARDETLSDLAEQVAKKVKNC; via the coding sequence ATGACAATAGATTCTAAGCAGCTAAAGATATTTTTCTCAGGAATCGGGGGAAGCGGGGTTTCAGCCATTGCCGGCTTTATGGCAGGAAAAGGCCATAATGTTGCCGGTTCTGACAGGGCGTTTGATGAAAATTCGGGTAGTCCGCTCAAAAAAACGCTTCAGTCCTCAGGTATCCGGATCTTCAGCCAGGACGGCAGCGGAATAGATGCTGCTTTTGATCTTGTGGTCTTCAGCACAGCGGTTGAGAACGACAGTCCGGAACTCCTCAAGGCAAAAAAACTTGGAGTCCGTGTCAGGACAAGGCCTGAATTTCTTACTGAGATAACCAACTCGCATAAAACTATTGCTGTCGCTGGAACCAGCGGGAAGTCCACAACAGCTGCTATGCTTGCTTTTCTAATGGAGAGGCTCGGGCTTGATCCAAATTACATAGGCGGTGGAAGGGCAAGGCAATTCAGGTCTGAAACCAACCCGGGCAATTACCTTTCCGGAAGTTCCGATCATCTTGTCATAGAGGCATGCGAGTCTGACGGAACCATAGTTAATTACAGGCCGCGATATTCCATAATCCTGAACCTTTCACTGGATCATCACACTGTTGCAAAGACCGCAGATATGTTTAAGGAACTTATAAAGCATACAGGGGAGAAAGTAATAATTAATGCTGATGATGAGAACCTGGCAGAGTTAAAGTCTGAGGGTGTGACAACCTTTTCCATAGACAGCCTTTCTGATTACAGAGCTGAAGCAGTTAAGTTCATGCCGTTTGGCACTGATTTTTTATTAAGAGGGACAAGGTTTAGCCTTTCTCTTCCCGGTAAGTATAATCTGTACAATGCAGTTTCATGCATTGCGCTTCTTTTAGAGATTGGGATATCCCCCGCCCTTATTGCAGCAGCGCTTCCGGAATTTCAGGGTATAGAAAGAAGGTTTGATATACATTTCAATGACGGGAAGAAGCTTGTGATTGATGACTACGCGCATAATCCTCATAAGATAGCAGCTCTTATGGAGACCGTGATGCGGCTGCATCAGCGGATATGCTACATATTTCAACCCCACGGATTTGGACCCACAAAGCTAATGAAGGATGAATATATTGAGGTCTTCAGCAGGAATCTTCGCGATACAGACCATCTTATTATTCTTCCCATTTATTATGCCGGAGGCAGTATCGTAAGGGATATCTCAAGCCTTGACCTTGCAGCCGGTATCAGTGAGGCCGGCAGGTCTGTTGAGGTCATTGAAGACAGGGCTGAGATTTTAAACAGGATTGATGGTTACAGCGCATACGTCATATTTGGTGCGCGTGATGAGACTCTTTCGGATCTTGCGGAACAAGTAGCAAAGAAGGTGAAGAATTGCTAA